The Canis aureus isolate CA01 chromosome 11, VMU_Caureus_v.1.0, whole genome shotgun sequence genome has a segment encoding these proteins:
- the IKZF4 gene encoding zinc finger protein Eos isoform X1, translated as MHTPPALPRRFQGGGRARTPGSHRRGKDNLERDPSGGCVPDFLPQAQDSNHFIMESLFCESSGDSSLEKEFLGAPVGPSVSTPNSQHSSPSRSLSANSIKVEMYSDEESSRLLGPDERLLEKDDSVIVEDSLSEPLGYCDGSGPEPHSPGGIRLPNGKLKCDVCGMVCIGPNVLMVHKRSHTGERPFHCNQCGASFTQKGNLLRHIKLHSGEKPFKCPFCNYACRRRDALTGHLRTHSVSSPTVGKPYKCNYCGRSYKQQSTLEEHKERCHNYLQSLSTEAQALAGQPGDEIRDLEMVPDSMLHSSSERPTFIDRLANSLTKRKRSTPQKFVGEKQMRFSLSDIPYDVNSGGYEKDVELVAHHGLEPGFGGSLAFVGAEHLRPLRLPPTNCISELTPVISSVYTQMQPLPGRLELPGSREAGEGPEDLADGGPLLYRARGPLTDPGASPSNGCQDSTDTESNHEDRVGGVVSLPQGPPPQPPPTIVVGRPSPAYAKEDPKPQEGLLRGTPGPSKEVLRVVGESGEPVKAFKCEHCRILFLDHVMFTIHMGCHGFRDPFECNICGYHSQDRYEFSSHIVRGEHKVG; from the exons CTGGAGAGGGATCCCTCAGGAGGGTGTGTTCCGGATTTCTTGCCTCAGGCCCAAGACTCCAACCATTTTATAATGGAATCTTTATTTTGTGAAA GTAGCGGGGACTCATCTCTGGAGAAGGAGTTCCTCGGGGCCCCAGTGGGGCCCTCGGTGAGCACCCCCAACAGCCAGCACTCTTCTCCCAGCCGCTCACTCAGTG CCAACTCCATCAAGGTGGAGATGTACAGCGATGAGGAGTCAAGCAGACTGCTGGGGCCAGATGAGCGGCTCCTAGAAAAGGATGACAGTGTGATCGTGGAAGACTCGTTGTCAGAACCCCTGGGCTACTGTGATGGAAGTGGGCCAGAGCCTCACTCCCCCGGGGGCATCCGGCTGCCCAATGGCAAGCTCAAGTGTGATGTCTGCGGCATGGTCTGTATCGGACCCAATGTACTCATGGTGCATAAGCGCAGCCACACAG GTGAGAGGCCCTTCCACTGCAACCAGTGTGGTGCCTCCTTCACCCAGAAGGGGAACCTGCTGCGCCACATCAAGCTACACTCTGGGGAGAAGCCTTTCAAATGTCCCTTCTGTAACTATGCTTGCCGCCGGCGTGACGCGCTCACGGGCCACCTCCGTACACACTCGG TCTCCTCTCCCACAGTGGGCAAGCCCTACAAGTGTAACTACTGTGGCCGGAGCTACAAACAGCAGAGTACCCTGGAGGAGCACAAAGAGCGGTGCCACAACTACCTACAGAGTCTCAGCACTGAAGCCCAAGCTCTGGCTGGCCAACCAG GTGACGAGATACGTGACCTGGAGATGGTACCAGACTCCATGCTGCACTCATCCTCTGAGCGGCCAACTTTCATTGATCGGCTGGCCAATAGCCTCACCAAACGCAAGCGTTCCACCCCCCAGAAGTTTGTAG GTGAAAAGCAGATGCGCTTCAGCCTCTCAGACATCCCCTATGATGTGAACTCGGGTGGCTATGAGAAGGATGTGGAGTTGGTGGCACATCATGGCCTGGAGCCTGGCTTCGGAGGTTCTCTGGCCTTTGTGGGGGCAGAGCATCTGCGTCCCCTCCGCCTTCCACCTACCAACTGCATCTCAGAACTCACACCCGTCATCAGCTCTGTCTACACCCAGATGCAGCCCCTCCCCGGTCGACTAGAGCTTCCAGGGTCCCGAGAAGCAGGTGAGGGACCCGAGGACCTGGCTGATGGAGGCCCCCTCCTCTACCGGGCCCGAGGCCCCCTGACTGACCCTGGGGCCTCCCCTAGCAATGGCTGCCAGGACTCCACAGATACAGAGAGCAACCACGAAGATCGAGTTGGGGGGGTGGTATCCCTCCctcagggccccccaccccagccacctcCCACCATTGTGGTGGGCCGGCCCAGCCCTGCCTACGCCAAAGAGGACCCCAAGCCGCAGGAGGGGTTACTGCGGGGCACCCCAGGCCCCTCCAAGGAAGTGCTCCGGGTGGTGGGCGAGAGTGGTGAGCCCGTGAAGGCCTTCAAGTGCGAGCACTGCCGAATCCTCTTTCTGGACCATGTCATGTTCACCATCCACATGGGCTGCCATGGCTTCAGAGACCCTTTCGAGTGTAACATCTGTGGTTACCACAGCCAGGACCGGTACGAATTCTCCTCCCACATTGTCCGGGGGGAACACAAGGTGGGCTAG
- the IKZF4 gene encoding zinc finger protein Eos isoform X7 — MESLFCESSGDSSLEKEFLGAPVGPSVSTPNSQHSSPSRSLSANSIKVEMYSDEESSRLLGPDERLLEKDDSVIVEDSLSEPLGYCDGSGPEPHSPGGIRLPNGKLKCDVCGMVCIGPNVLMVHKRSHTGERPFHCNQCGASFTQKGNLLRHIKLHSGEKPFKCPFCNYACRRRDALTGHLRTHSVSSPTVGKPYKCNYCGRSYKQQSTLEEHKERCHNYLQSLSTEAQALAGQPGDEIRDLEMVPDSMLHSSSERPTFIDRLANSLTKRKRSTPQKFVGEKQMRFSLSDIPYDVNSGGYEKDVELVAHHGLEPGFGGSLAFVGAEHLRPLRLPPTNCISELTPVISSVYTQMQPLPGRLELPGSREAGEGPEDLADGGPLLYRARGPLTDPGASPSNGCQDSTDTESNHEDRVGGVVSLPQGPPPQPPPTIVVGRPSPAYAKEDPKPQEGLLRGTPGPSKEVLRVVGESGEPVKAFKCEHCRILFLDHVMFTIHMGCHGFRDPFECNICGYHSQDRYEFSSHIVRGEHKVG; from the exons ATGGAATCTTTATTTTGTGAAA GTAGCGGGGACTCATCTCTGGAGAAGGAGTTCCTCGGGGCCCCAGTGGGGCCCTCGGTGAGCACCCCCAACAGCCAGCACTCTTCTCCCAGCCGCTCACTCAGTG CCAACTCCATCAAGGTGGAGATGTACAGCGATGAGGAGTCAAGCAGACTGCTGGGGCCAGATGAGCGGCTCCTAGAAAAGGATGACAGTGTGATCGTGGAAGACTCGTTGTCAGAACCCCTGGGCTACTGTGATGGAAGTGGGCCAGAGCCTCACTCCCCCGGGGGCATCCGGCTGCCCAATGGCAAGCTCAAGTGTGATGTCTGCGGCATGGTCTGTATCGGACCCAATGTACTCATGGTGCATAAGCGCAGCCACACAG GTGAGAGGCCCTTCCACTGCAACCAGTGTGGTGCCTCCTTCACCCAGAAGGGGAACCTGCTGCGCCACATCAAGCTACACTCTGGGGAGAAGCCTTTCAAATGTCCCTTCTGTAACTATGCTTGCCGCCGGCGTGACGCGCTCACGGGCCACCTCCGTACACACTCGG TCTCCTCTCCCACAGTGGGCAAGCCCTACAAGTGTAACTACTGTGGCCGGAGCTACAAACAGCAGAGTACCCTGGAGGAGCACAAAGAGCGGTGCCACAACTACCTACAGAGTCTCAGCACTGAAGCCCAAGCTCTGGCTGGCCAACCAG GTGACGAGATACGTGACCTGGAGATGGTACCAGACTCCATGCTGCACTCATCCTCTGAGCGGCCAACTTTCATTGATCGGCTGGCCAATAGCCTCACCAAACGCAAGCGTTCCACCCCCCAGAAGTTTGTAG GTGAAAAGCAGATGCGCTTCAGCCTCTCAGACATCCCCTATGATGTGAACTCGGGTGGCTATGAGAAGGATGTGGAGTTGGTGGCACATCATGGCCTGGAGCCTGGCTTCGGAGGTTCTCTGGCCTTTGTGGGGGCAGAGCATCTGCGTCCCCTCCGCCTTCCACCTACCAACTGCATCTCAGAACTCACACCCGTCATCAGCTCTGTCTACACCCAGATGCAGCCCCTCCCCGGTCGACTAGAGCTTCCAGGGTCCCGAGAAGCAGGTGAGGGACCCGAGGACCTGGCTGATGGAGGCCCCCTCCTCTACCGGGCCCGAGGCCCCCTGACTGACCCTGGGGCCTCCCCTAGCAATGGCTGCCAGGACTCCACAGATACAGAGAGCAACCACGAAGATCGAGTTGGGGGGGTGGTATCCCTCCctcagggccccccaccccagccacctcCCACCATTGTGGTGGGCCGGCCCAGCCCTGCCTACGCCAAAGAGGACCCCAAGCCGCAGGAGGGGTTACTGCGGGGCACCCCAGGCCCCTCCAAGGAAGTGCTCCGGGTGGTGGGCGAGAGTGGTGAGCCCGTGAAGGCCTTCAAGTGCGAGCACTGCCGAATCCTCTTTCTGGACCATGTCATGTTCACCATCCACATGGGCTGCCATGGCTTCAGAGACCCTTTCGAGTGTAACATCTGTGGTTACCACAGCCAGGACCGGTACGAATTCTCCTCCCACATTGTCCGGGGGGAACACAAGGTGGGCTAG
- the IKZF4 gene encoding zinc finger protein Eos isoform X6, with protein sequence MLFPSGLDKGSGDSSLEKEFLGAPVGPSVSTPNSQHSSPSRSLSANSIKVEMYSDEESSRLLGPDERLLEKDDSVIVEDSLSEPLGYCDGSGPEPHSPGGIRLPNGKLKCDVCGMVCIGPNVLMVHKRSHTGERPFHCNQCGASFTQKGNLLRHIKLHSGEKPFKCPFCNYACRRRDALTGHLRTHSVSSPTVGKPYKCNYCGRSYKQQSTLEEHKERCHNYLQSLSTEAQALAGQPGDEIRDLEMVPDSMLHSSSERPTFIDRLANSLTKRKRSTPQKFVGEKQMRFSLSDIPYDVNSGGYEKDVELVAHHGLEPGFGGSLAFVGAEHLRPLRLPPTNCISELTPVISSVYTQMQPLPGRLELPGSREAGEGPEDLADGGPLLYRARGPLTDPGASPSNGCQDSTDTESNHEDRVGGVVSLPQGPPPQPPPTIVVGRPSPAYAKEDPKPQEGLLRGTPGPSKEVLRVVGESGEPVKAFKCEHCRILFLDHVMFTIHMGCHGFRDPFECNICGYHSQDRYEFSSHIVRGEHKVG encoded by the exons ATGCTCTTCCCCTCAGGCCTAGATAAAG GTAGCGGGGACTCATCTCTGGAGAAGGAGTTCCTCGGGGCCCCAGTGGGGCCCTCGGTGAGCACCCCCAACAGCCAGCACTCTTCTCCCAGCCGCTCACTCAGTG CCAACTCCATCAAGGTGGAGATGTACAGCGATGAGGAGTCAAGCAGACTGCTGGGGCCAGATGAGCGGCTCCTAGAAAAGGATGACAGTGTGATCGTGGAAGACTCGTTGTCAGAACCCCTGGGCTACTGTGATGGAAGTGGGCCAGAGCCTCACTCCCCCGGGGGCATCCGGCTGCCCAATGGCAAGCTCAAGTGTGATGTCTGCGGCATGGTCTGTATCGGACCCAATGTACTCATGGTGCATAAGCGCAGCCACACAG GTGAGAGGCCCTTCCACTGCAACCAGTGTGGTGCCTCCTTCACCCAGAAGGGGAACCTGCTGCGCCACATCAAGCTACACTCTGGGGAGAAGCCTTTCAAATGTCCCTTCTGTAACTATGCTTGCCGCCGGCGTGACGCGCTCACGGGCCACCTCCGTACACACTCGG TCTCCTCTCCCACAGTGGGCAAGCCCTACAAGTGTAACTACTGTGGCCGGAGCTACAAACAGCAGAGTACCCTGGAGGAGCACAAAGAGCGGTGCCACAACTACCTACAGAGTCTCAGCACTGAAGCCCAAGCTCTGGCTGGCCAACCAG GTGACGAGATACGTGACCTGGAGATGGTACCAGACTCCATGCTGCACTCATCCTCTGAGCGGCCAACTTTCATTGATCGGCTGGCCAATAGCCTCACCAAACGCAAGCGTTCCACCCCCCAGAAGTTTGTAG GTGAAAAGCAGATGCGCTTCAGCCTCTCAGACATCCCCTATGATGTGAACTCGGGTGGCTATGAGAAGGATGTGGAGTTGGTGGCACATCATGGCCTGGAGCCTGGCTTCGGAGGTTCTCTGGCCTTTGTGGGGGCAGAGCATCTGCGTCCCCTCCGCCTTCCACCTACCAACTGCATCTCAGAACTCACACCCGTCATCAGCTCTGTCTACACCCAGATGCAGCCCCTCCCCGGTCGACTAGAGCTTCCAGGGTCCCGAGAAGCAGGTGAGGGACCCGAGGACCTGGCTGATGGAGGCCCCCTCCTCTACCGGGCCCGAGGCCCCCTGACTGACCCTGGGGCCTCCCCTAGCAATGGCTGCCAGGACTCCACAGATACAGAGAGCAACCACGAAGATCGAGTTGGGGGGGTGGTATCCCTCCctcagggccccccaccccagccacctcCCACCATTGTGGTGGGCCGGCCCAGCCCTGCCTACGCCAAAGAGGACCCCAAGCCGCAGGAGGGGTTACTGCGGGGCACCCCAGGCCCCTCCAAGGAAGTGCTCCGGGTGGTGGGCGAGAGTGGTGAGCCCGTGAAGGCCTTCAAGTGCGAGCACTGCCGAATCCTCTTTCTGGACCATGTCATGTTCACCATCCACATGGGCTGCCATGGCTTCAGAGACCCTTTCGAGTGTAACATCTGTGGTTACCACAGCCAGGACCGGTACGAATTCTCCTCCCACATTGTCCGGGGGGAACACAAGGTGGGCTAG
- the IKZF4 gene encoding zinc finger protein Eos isoform X5 has product MDIEDCNGRSYMSGSGDSSLEKEFLGAPVGPSVSTPNSQHSSPSRSLSANSIKVEMYSDEESSRLLGPDERLLEKDDSVIVEDSLSEPLGYCDGSGPEPHSPGGIRLPNGKLKCDVCGMVCIGPNVLMVHKRSHTGERPFHCNQCGASFTQKGNLLRHIKLHSGEKPFKCPFCNYACRRRDALTGHLRTHSVSSPTVGKPYKCNYCGRSYKQQSTLEEHKERCHNYLQSLSTEAQALAGQPGDEIRDLEMVPDSMLHSSSERPTFIDRLANSLTKRKRSTPQKFVGEKQMRFSLSDIPYDVNSGGYEKDVELVAHHGLEPGFGGSLAFVGAEHLRPLRLPPTNCISELTPVISSVYTQMQPLPGRLELPGSREAGEGPEDLADGGPLLYRARGPLTDPGASPSNGCQDSTDTESNHEDRVGGVVSLPQGPPPQPPPTIVVGRPSPAYAKEDPKPQEGLLRGTPGPSKEVLRVVGESGEPVKAFKCEHCRILFLDHVMFTIHMGCHGFRDPFECNICGYHSQDRYEFSSHIVRGEHKVG; this is encoded by the exons GTAGCGGGGACTCATCTCTGGAGAAGGAGTTCCTCGGGGCCCCAGTGGGGCCCTCGGTGAGCACCCCCAACAGCCAGCACTCTTCTCCCAGCCGCTCACTCAGTG CCAACTCCATCAAGGTGGAGATGTACAGCGATGAGGAGTCAAGCAGACTGCTGGGGCCAGATGAGCGGCTCCTAGAAAAGGATGACAGTGTGATCGTGGAAGACTCGTTGTCAGAACCCCTGGGCTACTGTGATGGAAGTGGGCCAGAGCCTCACTCCCCCGGGGGCATCCGGCTGCCCAATGGCAAGCTCAAGTGTGATGTCTGCGGCATGGTCTGTATCGGACCCAATGTACTCATGGTGCATAAGCGCAGCCACACAG GTGAGAGGCCCTTCCACTGCAACCAGTGTGGTGCCTCCTTCACCCAGAAGGGGAACCTGCTGCGCCACATCAAGCTACACTCTGGGGAGAAGCCTTTCAAATGTCCCTTCTGTAACTATGCTTGCCGCCGGCGTGACGCGCTCACGGGCCACCTCCGTACACACTCGG TCTCCTCTCCCACAGTGGGCAAGCCCTACAAGTGTAACTACTGTGGCCGGAGCTACAAACAGCAGAGTACCCTGGAGGAGCACAAAGAGCGGTGCCACAACTACCTACAGAGTCTCAGCACTGAAGCCCAAGCTCTGGCTGGCCAACCAG GTGACGAGATACGTGACCTGGAGATGGTACCAGACTCCATGCTGCACTCATCCTCTGAGCGGCCAACTTTCATTGATCGGCTGGCCAATAGCCTCACCAAACGCAAGCGTTCCACCCCCCAGAAGTTTGTAG GTGAAAAGCAGATGCGCTTCAGCCTCTCAGACATCCCCTATGATGTGAACTCGGGTGGCTATGAGAAGGATGTGGAGTTGGTGGCACATCATGGCCTGGAGCCTGGCTTCGGAGGTTCTCTGGCCTTTGTGGGGGCAGAGCATCTGCGTCCCCTCCGCCTTCCACCTACCAACTGCATCTCAGAACTCACACCCGTCATCAGCTCTGTCTACACCCAGATGCAGCCCCTCCCCGGTCGACTAGAGCTTCCAGGGTCCCGAGAAGCAGGTGAGGGACCCGAGGACCTGGCTGATGGAGGCCCCCTCCTCTACCGGGCCCGAGGCCCCCTGACTGACCCTGGGGCCTCCCCTAGCAATGGCTGCCAGGACTCCACAGATACAGAGAGCAACCACGAAGATCGAGTTGGGGGGGTGGTATCCCTCCctcagggccccccaccccagccacctcCCACCATTGTGGTGGGCCGGCCCAGCCCTGCCTACGCCAAAGAGGACCCCAAGCCGCAGGAGGGGTTACTGCGGGGCACCCCAGGCCCCTCCAAGGAAGTGCTCCGGGTGGTGGGCGAGAGTGGTGAGCCCGTGAAGGCCTTCAAGTGCGAGCACTGCCGAATCCTCTTTCTGGACCATGTCATGTTCACCATCCACATGGGCTGCCATGGCTTCAGAGACCCTTTCGAGTGTAACATCTGTGGTTACCACAGCCAGGACCGGTACGAATTCTCCTCCCACATTGTCCGGGGGGAACACAAGGTGGGCTAG
- the IKZF4 gene encoding zinc finger protein Eos isoform X4, which yields MTAVPLTSRNPRFLEGSGDSSLEKEFLGAPVGPSVSTPNSQHSSPSRSLSANSIKVEMYSDEESSRLLGPDERLLEKDDSVIVEDSLSEPLGYCDGSGPEPHSPGGIRLPNGKLKCDVCGMVCIGPNVLMVHKRSHTGERPFHCNQCGASFTQKGNLLRHIKLHSGEKPFKCPFCNYACRRRDALTGHLRTHSVSSPTVGKPYKCNYCGRSYKQQSTLEEHKERCHNYLQSLSTEAQALAGQPGDEIRDLEMVPDSMLHSSSERPTFIDRLANSLTKRKRSTPQKFVGEKQMRFSLSDIPYDVNSGGYEKDVELVAHHGLEPGFGGSLAFVGAEHLRPLRLPPTNCISELTPVISSVYTQMQPLPGRLELPGSREAGEGPEDLADGGPLLYRARGPLTDPGASPSNGCQDSTDTESNHEDRVGGVVSLPQGPPPQPPPTIVVGRPSPAYAKEDPKPQEGLLRGTPGPSKEVLRVVGESGEPVKAFKCEHCRILFLDHVMFTIHMGCHGFRDPFECNICGYHSQDRYEFSSHIVRGEHKVG from the exons GTAGCGGGGACTCATCTCTGGAGAAGGAGTTCCTCGGGGCCCCAGTGGGGCCCTCGGTGAGCACCCCCAACAGCCAGCACTCTTCTCCCAGCCGCTCACTCAGTG CCAACTCCATCAAGGTGGAGATGTACAGCGATGAGGAGTCAAGCAGACTGCTGGGGCCAGATGAGCGGCTCCTAGAAAAGGATGACAGTGTGATCGTGGAAGACTCGTTGTCAGAACCCCTGGGCTACTGTGATGGAAGTGGGCCAGAGCCTCACTCCCCCGGGGGCATCCGGCTGCCCAATGGCAAGCTCAAGTGTGATGTCTGCGGCATGGTCTGTATCGGACCCAATGTACTCATGGTGCATAAGCGCAGCCACACAG GTGAGAGGCCCTTCCACTGCAACCAGTGTGGTGCCTCCTTCACCCAGAAGGGGAACCTGCTGCGCCACATCAAGCTACACTCTGGGGAGAAGCCTTTCAAATGTCCCTTCTGTAACTATGCTTGCCGCCGGCGTGACGCGCTCACGGGCCACCTCCGTACACACTCGG TCTCCTCTCCCACAGTGGGCAAGCCCTACAAGTGTAACTACTGTGGCCGGAGCTACAAACAGCAGAGTACCCTGGAGGAGCACAAAGAGCGGTGCCACAACTACCTACAGAGTCTCAGCACTGAAGCCCAAGCTCTGGCTGGCCAACCAG GTGACGAGATACGTGACCTGGAGATGGTACCAGACTCCATGCTGCACTCATCCTCTGAGCGGCCAACTTTCATTGATCGGCTGGCCAATAGCCTCACCAAACGCAAGCGTTCCACCCCCCAGAAGTTTGTAG GTGAAAAGCAGATGCGCTTCAGCCTCTCAGACATCCCCTATGATGTGAACTCGGGTGGCTATGAGAAGGATGTGGAGTTGGTGGCACATCATGGCCTGGAGCCTGGCTTCGGAGGTTCTCTGGCCTTTGTGGGGGCAGAGCATCTGCGTCCCCTCCGCCTTCCACCTACCAACTGCATCTCAGAACTCACACCCGTCATCAGCTCTGTCTACACCCAGATGCAGCCCCTCCCCGGTCGACTAGAGCTTCCAGGGTCCCGAGAAGCAGGTGAGGGACCCGAGGACCTGGCTGATGGAGGCCCCCTCCTCTACCGGGCCCGAGGCCCCCTGACTGACCCTGGGGCCTCCCCTAGCAATGGCTGCCAGGACTCCACAGATACAGAGAGCAACCACGAAGATCGAGTTGGGGGGGTGGTATCCCTCCctcagggccccccaccccagccacctcCCACCATTGTGGTGGGCCGGCCCAGCCCTGCCTACGCCAAAGAGGACCCCAAGCCGCAGGAGGGGTTACTGCGGGGCACCCCAGGCCCCTCCAAGGAAGTGCTCCGGGTGGTGGGCGAGAGTGGTGAGCCCGTGAAGGCCTTCAAGTGCGAGCACTGCCGAATCCTCTTTCTGGACCATGTCATGTTCACCATCCACATGGGCTGCCATGGCTTCAGAGACCCTTTCGAGTGTAACATCTGTGGTTACCACAGCCAGGACCGGTACGAATTCTCCTCCCACATTGTCCGGGGGGAACACAAGGTGGGCTAG
- the IKZF4 gene encoding zinc finger protein Eos isoform X3, with protein MAAPICLWDQWNYGHVQRMIARWVRHTHKSHWQHLSSVSGDSSLEKEFLGAPVGPSVSTPNSQHSSPSRSLSANSIKVEMYSDEESSRLLGPDERLLEKDDSVIVEDSLSEPLGYCDGSGPEPHSPGGIRLPNGKLKCDVCGMVCIGPNVLMVHKRSHTGERPFHCNQCGASFTQKGNLLRHIKLHSGEKPFKCPFCNYACRRRDALTGHLRTHSVSSPTVGKPYKCNYCGRSYKQQSTLEEHKERCHNYLQSLSTEAQALAGQPGDEIRDLEMVPDSMLHSSSERPTFIDRLANSLTKRKRSTPQKFVGEKQMRFSLSDIPYDVNSGGYEKDVELVAHHGLEPGFGGSLAFVGAEHLRPLRLPPTNCISELTPVISSVYTQMQPLPGRLELPGSREAGEGPEDLADGGPLLYRARGPLTDPGASPSNGCQDSTDTESNHEDRVGGVVSLPQGPPPQPPPTIVVGRPSPAYAKEDPKPQEGLLRGTPGPSKEVLRVVGESGEPVKAFKCEHCRILFLDHVMFTIHMGCHGFRDPFECNICGYHSQDRYEFSSHIVRGEHKVG; from the exons CGGGGACTCATCTCTGGAGAAGGAGTTCCTCGGGGCCCCAGTGGGGCCCTCGGTGAGCACCCCCAACAGCCAGCACTCTTCTCCCAGCCGCTCACTCAGTG CCAACTCCATCAAGGTGGAGATGTACAGCGATGAGGAGTCAAGCAGACTGCTGGGGCCAGATGAGCGGCTCCTAGAAAAGGATGACAGTGTGATCGTGGAAGACTCGTTGTCAGAACCCCTGGGCTACTGTGATGGAAGTGGGCCAGAGCCTCACTCCCCCGGGGGCATCCGGCTGCCCAATGGCAAGCTCAAGTGTGATGTCTGCGGCATGGTCTGTATCGGACCCAATGTACTCATGGTGCATAAGCGCAGCCACACAG GTGAGAGGCCCTTCCACTGCAACCAGTGTGGTGCCTCCTTCACCCAGAAGGGGAACCTGCTGCGCCACATCAAGCTACACTCTGGGGAGAAGCCTTTCAAATGTCCCTTCTGTAACTATGCTTGCCGCCGGCGTGACGCGCTCACGGGCCACCTCCGTACACACTCGG TCTCCTCTCCCACAGTGGGCAAGCCCTACAAGTGTAACTACTGTGGCCGGAGCTACAAACAGCAGAGTACCCTGGAGGAGCACAAAGAGCGGTGCCACAACTACCTACAGAGTCTCAGCACTGAAGCCCAAGCTCTGGCTGGCCAACCAG GTGACGAGATACGTGACCTGGAGATGGTACCAGACTCCATGCTGCACTCATCCTCTGAGCGGCCAACTTTCATTGATCGGCTGGCCAATAGCCTCACCAAACGCAAGCGTTCCACCCCCCAGAAGTTTGTAG GTGAAAAGCAGATGCGCTTCAGCCTCTCAGACATCCCCTATGATGTGAACTCGGGTGGCTATGAGAAGGATGTGGAGTTGGTGGCACATCATGGCCTGGAGCCTGGCTTCGGAGGTTCTCTGGCCTTTGTGGGGGCAGAGCATCTGCGTCCCCTCCGCCTTCCACCTACCAACTGCATCTCAGAACTCACACCCGTCATCAGCTCTGTCTACACCCAGATGCAGCCCCTCCCCGGTCGACTAGAGCTTCCAGGGTCCCGAGAAGCAGGTGAGGGACCCGAGGACCTGGCTGATGGAGGCCCCCTCCTCTACCGGGCCCGAGGCCCCCTGACTGACCCTGGGGCCTCCCCTAGCAATGGCTGCCAGGACTCCACAGATACAGAGAGCAACCACGAAGATCGAGTTGGGGGGGTGGTATCCCTCCctcagggccccccaccccagccacctcCCACCATTGTGGTGGGCCGGCCCAGCCCTGCCTACGCCAAAGAGGACCCCAAGCCGCAGGAGGGGTTACTGCGGGGCACCCCAGGCCCCTCCAAGGAAGTGCTCCGGGTGGTGGGCGAGAGTGGTGAGCCCGTGAAGGCCTTCAAGTGCGAGCACTGCCGAATCCTCTTTCTGGACCATGTCATGTTCACCATCCACATGGGCTGCCATGGCTTCAGAGACCCTTTCGAGTGTAACATCTGTGGTTACCACAGCCAGGACCGGTACGAATTCTCCTCCCACATTGTCCGGGGGGAACACAAGGTGGGCTAG